The genomic interval TTGCATTTCGAAAgggaatgattaaaaaaaaaagtgatataatTAAAGGGCCCTGTGTGTATAACCAACAAGCCTAATAGAGTTATTTCGATTAAACGCGACTCCTTTTACTAAGTGGTATCACTTGGTACAATCATTACAGCCTTATACGTCCATTTGGACTAATTGTCATTGTTTTGCCATTTGTTTTAATGATAGAAAGAGACATTGCAGAAGTTTTGAAACCTTGAAACTTACTGAAGTCCAATAGAATAAAATTACATCATATTGGACGGCTCAGGATGGGCTACCAGAGACATTCCAAGAGTTAGGGAAAATATTTCACGAAGTGAGAGATGAGTGCAACATTGGCCCCAACGAGTGGAACATCtctggtattccatgaaataaagccatccaatataattatcattacctACTCTCCCCCATAAATACAAGGTGATTGCGCAAATCACATCACTTTTATCACAATGGGGTCTCGCTACATAAGATCGGTTTGATCATAGAAATGCGACGTGCATGTAGCTCTTCGTGGCCTCATCACTACGCGCTACGTTGCGCATTGCATCGTATTGATCACTGTGTGCGTTGTATTTCGATAATCAAACGTGTAATTACACAATGCGGTATGTGTAAATGAAGATGGATCATCTCTAAGTGGCTTGCATGAGGAGGTTACTGAGGAGATTGACGACTTCCGGTGGGAGGGTCGATACGCTGGAACTGAACTCGTCCGGTTGCTTGCTCTTTGCAAGCTGAAGGGTATGAACCATGGTCAGTCTCACCTCTGCATCGATAACAgaatggaaaatgaaatgaatatcagTCAGCTGCTGTAGCTCGCAATTAGCATAGGTTCCCTACCCAGGATGCAACATCAATACCATAGTAGATAACATGGCGGTGCAAGAACGCCATTAGGAAAACATTTTCACGCATCACATCGGTGCAATGCACTTATACATGCAAAGCCAAGAAAGTGTTGTGTTAAGGCCGTTCTTGCACCAACATGACAGTAAGTGTTCAGTACTGCAGGATCAGAAAATAGCATTGAAAAcagacatactgaagcttttcaaCAAGCACTCATCAGAGTCAAATCACAAGAATGAATAGATATGATCCCAACAGAATGAATTACTGTTCTACCGGAGGAGCCCCTCAGGAATGACAAATGGGTACGAGGATGGTTCATGTGGGGAGGGGGGTTCTTATTTTAGGTTACACTGTGATTTGTCACATAATTAACATCATTAACTTAATTAACATTGTTAATATTATCTATTAATTCAGTGTCACACACTTTGGACCAATGCAATGCGATCTCCATCTTTAAAGAGACAggataaatatattattcaagaAAGATAACAGGAAACTTGAATTTTCATACATTCAATTAAAAAGCATATATTGAagtatatattgaaataaagatagatgaaAGGATAAGAAAAGGGGATCAGGAAAGTGTTAATGGCGGAATACCTCATTAAAATGGAAAGGATGACAAAGTGTAGACAAATCATGAAGAATTTCAAGTAGAGGGATGACGTGTACAACCACACCTTTAACATTAACCAAAGATATCTGCCCTCGCATGCTACCTCTCTATAATGACAACATTCAATGTCTCCCTCAAGTGGTGTCTATTGGCAAGGTTCTAGAGTGAAGACCCTGCCACATTGTTCCATGTACACCATGTGTGTGACTTACGAGTTACTATTTTTGCTACCCCAGGTCACCCACAGGTCACCTGCATTGCCAGTATCTCGCATGCAAGTCTGATTTGCAAACAGAAAAGgtttgaacatgctcaaaactttgttgtGGATGATTGCCCGCATTTCacccgcaaggcttgcacggaacgatgtCACAGGGCCTTAAGGACTCACCGTCGCTGACTTCCTGCGTGGTTAGTGCCTGTGCATAGATGTTGAGGAGTTGTGGGAGAGATTGGACTAGGGTGACCTGACTGGCTTCATACAGCTTCCCAAGGCAAGAATAGACCGTAGAGTTCTCCTCCATGTCCTCACGGAGAGGGAGGTACTTCAGGAGAGTCGGCACCAACTGCAAGAGATGCAACGCAAACAAGTCTATAGTACCCAAGCGGATGAagtcacaaaaacaaaatatgatctACTTTTAATGCCTTGTCATGCTGCATCAGCAACTGCTGAAGGTCTGATGAAGCTTGCAAGCAAACATTTACCAAACTGTtgatatttgatgaaaaaaaaacccttttctCATGTTTGTGGAGTACcaaatcaatttctttttgtgcatttcagcattttgataTATCATATCTCGGCGGGTATGATAAAAAACATGCAAGCTTCAGCAGACCTTCGTCGTATGGCATAGTCGCCGAGTGATGCAGCATGATTTTCCTCTGCTCCTGTCATAGAGGGGCTACGGTCTGTACTCCATTATGCTACATCACCAACTATGCAATCtatgacatatatatatatataagaagtTTGCAGCTTTGAATCATTAATACTTTCCCTTTCATATCAGTAATTCTGTAAAAGAAATTAGGTTTTTAAATCCTAGAATTTGTCACAAAATAGGAACATTCAAAAGTATTGCATATTTGCGATAAAAAttatccattttcttttaacCCTATccagctggggggggggggtgccccccAGCATTTTTAGAGAAAAATCTGTAATGCTGCAATGTTTCGGGACTTTTTCCTTCAAGTCTTGTATAACTTTTAATACCAAATTCGTGACGTgggggtacgtggttccgaagttacgtaacattttgtaagtgcatgtaagacccaaaattgctcaaaaacgtgatttcatgtactaatccaatgcaaattctgtatgcagccaaaattcataaatgtatcattatttttattgatattgcaAATTCttaaattgatatttgataataaGCCTAAGAAGAAAGGGCTATATTTAAAATTTATagtcaaattatgattttatgcattaattagcacatttaatcaattaaaaataaatttgaataatttgggTACAATGGACATTATGGAGATTATGTCATGGGAGACATGCGTGACAATTTTCCTTGCGATTGTGCGATCAAAGGCTGAGATCCCCCCCAGGCtatgcaatttcaaaatagccTGGGCTACATGGGGTGAAACAAATTTAATAAAAGAACAGCATCTCTTGGGGAAGTACACATGTACAGTGAATACGGACAAGTCAGAATCAGATGACCAAGGTAATTTTTTtgatgtattaagtgctatacaAAGcagaatataattttcattatgtGCAATTTATGTTGATCAAAAGTAGCTGTAAAATTGAAACTAATCTTCCAAGAGAAAGAAATTACTGTTTATACCTGGTCAACGGGAACTAGAGTATGGTTGGCTGTGATGAGACGACACACACTGGCACACACGTTATCAATGACACGTCCGTTGGCTTCCCGTCCCATTACGTCTGATAGGATACGAAGAATACTGGAAAAATGTCTGGGGGTCAGGCGTGCGTCAAAGTTCAAATAACTATTATTTTAGATgataaacaacaacaatacagggaaattccataaaatatgtatgtccAACCCCTTATGATTGGGACCTTCCTGAGAGGATTTGTCGCAGTCAAGGACcggggccctgtcttacaaagagttgcgattgatccgaccAATCGTAACTACGGAAAGCTGGTAATGCCAACatacaaaatgcatgttttgttcaaaatatattccaGATATGACATATTTTGATACAtccatcattttttaaaaatattcagtgtgcttctccttctttacaaaggatattttgcaaatttcctgtagaccaaaaaaaaaaagatatagatggatttccatgtagttgaggttgatcggatcaatcgcaactctttgtaagacggggcccagggggAAAATGAAAGTGGGAGTAATATAGAAAGGGGATGGAAAGGAGAACTTAGAGGAAGACAGGAAGAGGCAAAGGGGAAAATGGAaacgataaaaaaaattggaagatgaagaaaaaaaataggatgGGAGGAATAGAAATTAGGAGAAATGCATGTCAATTACATATAGGCTATATACATgaacaacaaataaaaattatgaaataacatAAGTCTATCCAGCACTTAATATAAAGTTTCTATTAGGGCGCTGCACACTATTACCCAGCATTAGCATGGCTGCCCTGAAAAggcactcaagcattcaaggaattctatcctaccgggtacccattaatACACCTGGGTGccattttataaagctgtttgtaagttatgcaCAACTTTACGAATGACTGGAGCCCCTTTGTTGTGCTATATACATGCATGATATTCCCCTCTGAAAAACAGCCAAGGGTCGCTAAGTCCGAGGCGCCCCAGTCGGGGTTACAAGCTCTTGCATAGTAAAGAAATCGAAAGTGATTTTTCAAGGTGAGTCTGCATGATAGTTTTATTATTTGACTTAAAAAagcagtaaaaaataaaaaacagcatgagaatgttcttgggcaaaggattctccccccaaaaaaaaaaatctgaaaaaaaattattacaaaaaatcTGAATTTTGATTTTAGTTGGGAGAATACATGCCTGTATATGATATAACCATATGTAGCTGATTTGGCAACctagaacatgttccagtcatgcaCAAGGTTGTGTGTAACTttgcaaacagctttatgaaacacacacacctgggtggagagcgACAACTCTAGATAAACATCTTGCAAAAGGATACTGGTAGATTGTATCTTTGCCATGTTCGGCCAGGACACCCAGACCAAAGACCGCGTTGCTCCGGACTTCCTCGTCGCTATCCTGGGTGAGACGGATGAAGATGGTCAAGAAGGTCTCGGCAAAGGGAGCAATTCCTCCCTTCATGGCACACACAGTCTCAGCAAGGATTCCAGAAGCAAATGATTTGTCTGATGAAGGGCAGCTCTTTTTCTGAAAAGAAAGGAAACGAGGGAGAAGCAGTAGTGTAAGTTGTAGTAACaacattaaaaacaataataacgaTTTATTCACACAGGGAAGCGAATTCAGTtctaaaactgctttacaagcATGCCCTGAATAACGTAATATATTTTAATCAACCTTCTCCGAGCTAATATACTGACTACCTGACTAGAAGGCAGAATGCTTAATTCAAAATGGCTGGGATTGATCCCATGACCTCGCATTCACCAGATGGTGCTATACCACTGAGCCATCATTGCCTAGTGGTAGAATTCTAAATTCATCAAATGACTACATGCATGCCAAAATATCCATGAACTTATTCGATTCAGAATTCTGAAATTCTCATATGGGTGATTTTGATTCTggagtttatacatgtatttatgatgAGAGCATGAATTAGGTTGCTACATGTAGCTTCAACACCAAATGTGGGTTTCCGAAAATGACACCTCCGTAGCCGGGGACTAAGCAGGATGTACAACCTGGACAACTGACCGACCGACTGGAAAAAGTCATCGAGCCAAACCACACGGTGAGGTTCTTCATCCAAAATGTGATTTCTTTAAAGGTCTTTCTTACCGTCCTGGAAACCAGTAATGGAAGCATCTCCGTAACCAAGGAGACCGCTACGTCTTGCTTGCCATCCAATGCCTTGATGATGGTCGGGATGAGATCACCAGCGCATTCCACGAGGATCGCATCCTTCTCTGCCTGCTCACCCtcatcttcctcttcctcctcctcgtcTTCATCCTGGCAAGCAGTCTAGAGTAACATTTACATGAGATTGACTAAATGTAAGATTTCCTGTCACAGACCAGGGTAACACTTAAAGATTACTATAAAAGGAGATCATGCGTTTGCCTGCGCATCCACAAAATTATGGAATAACTTTCCAGATAGAACCCCAACTGTTTCCCCAAAccgtacaaaaacgtaaaaatgaccatctgatttgggattttttgcatggtcagcccccaacTCCCAACATTCAAAACCGTTCTGTGGTGCTTGAGTAATGTGTACATCACATTGTACAGTTGTTCAGGCTATACACAAAACATTtaatatcataaacaaatcaaattctATGCAAAATCCCTCTTATGGTTGCACCTTTCAATTAATGTGGCATTATGTCTGTGACGGGCAAAGAGGTAAGAACtgttctattatcattattattacacatgtatatattaaccgaattattatttaaaaatgtatttcaaatgtGAGGATAGATGGTGAACCTGGAAAAAGAGTGTGGGATGTGAAGTAGATGAataagagaggagaaaagacaAAAGCTTACATGGAAAGATATGGTGAAGAAGGCATGTAGTCAAATTGGTCTGAACAAGGAGAATTCCCAGACAGGAAGAAGTGGAAGGAGGTAGCAAAATCATGGCGCAAGAGTCGCTAACCCCCTCCATTAGAGTGAAAATGCTGACTGcaataaataatgatgaatgatgatatcGCGACTCACCTTCTGTTGTAGAACGTTCTTGATTGACCCTGTGATAGCGGTGAAGAACTCGGAATGTTTGACAACCTCTGGACCGATGGCTTCCAGTAACTCCTTCATCCCTTCCAGCGTTGTTATGACAACCGACCTCTCACTATCAGAGTCGATGTTCTCCACAAAGTGAGGCACAACCTGCTCTAGCATCTCTGAGAGCACTGAGATGATTCAGAATGACAAGGATATGTGATTCTTTCTAAAGGATACTGTCAAACCTGCTTTAGTGtccatcaggggcccgtttcataaaggacttgctactgttgtaactttgccattatggcaactaccatggaaaccttgattatgattggctgctgagccctgttaccatggtagttgccattatggcaaagttacaacagtagCAGgtcttttatgaaacgggcccctgtacAGAAGGACCACCTGTCTACAAATACTACTAAGGTTTCCCTCTTGAACACAATGGGTATTTCCTATTGAAAACATGAAATTGTCCATGAAGAAAACTTGCTCTTAGAGACCACTTTTGTGTCTCTATTATAATAGGTTTCATTATACCCAGGTATCACAAAGGAAGGTTTCTCTACATGAATGGAATAGGCTTATAATTCATTATGTTACCTCAAAAAGGTTTATTAATCAGTTATGAATCTTTTACcggaattttgtgaaaattgtaaAGTAGAAACTCACAATTCTCTGTAGTTGCGACGTTTtcacaattttcacaaaattccaaTAAAAGATTCATAACtgattaatatttcaatgtttactGGATGAATCATCACATTCATGGATTCCAAAAGGTATTTTTTAGAATTACCTAAGGGTAATCCTAAAATTTATGCTATTTACAACACACAATCCATAAGAGACCAAACACTTGTGTTGGTCAGTTTGCTCCCGCTTGGAAGTGCTATACCAAAGTggaatattatcattacttttaccaaatttgttattataactacACCAAATTTACCATCTGCTTGTGACGACACGGTCATATTTCCACATTGTCCTAGAGTACAGCACAGCTGACCTGAACACACAGTTGCAGCCTTGCGGATACCAGGGGCTGGGTAGTCCATCAGCCGATACACCTCATTATAGCATTCCTCTATGAATGGGAGAAAAGCTGCCCTGTgcagaaaagaaagatagagacaacatgtgaacataaaatacatgttaAATCAGTGTGGGTGTTTGAAAAGATGCAATTGTTTAATAATTGCTTAATAATAACACTCTTGGTAGTCTCAACCAGCTCTTTTCATTTCACTACCTGTAtacaacatgaaaacaaaatataaaatatcaagaaTTCTTGGCTTTCTTCTATCAATGGGAGAAAAGCTGCCCTGTTCACAAAGAAACATATATTCATTTGTGAATATGGAAAATTCAAAgttataggtttttttttcttcttacgtatttgttgtttttggaataaaaaaaattgctaccaCTACCTGATATTGAAACAAATTGGAGGTCAAGAAATCAAATGTGTAATTTTGAGCATTTCTCTAACGGGGGTGGGCTCTATACAGTGCTTCATACAAAAAACGATACCAAGAATTATTGATGCTTATCATAACttaatacaaaatatgataaacaaGTAGACCATTCAGTGCCCTCTTTCATCTGACATGAATGAGTGAAAACAATCTAATGAAAgtataccccccaaaaaaagtaatttggcACTTCATAGGCTCCTCACTGTGATTCCACCCATCAAACATGCATTTGTGTAGCATATGACCCACTACATACTCTATAGTATTGTACATTGTCAATTCTCTCTCAAAAATatgtaaatcattaaaattcatataaaagaaCAGGATTATGCTTTATGGGAATGacagctcaagctaaagccgggataataataatatgccttgaattttgaaataaattatttctagATTGGTGGTGCTATATAAAAATcctttaatgatgatgatgatcatcatcatcatcatcatcaccatcaccaccaccccaccatcatcatcatcatcatcttcatcatcatcatcatcaccatcatcatcatatccaaCTTACTTTGTATGAAGTGCGACCTCTGCCATAGCATTACAGgtatcttccttttcttctaaGTATGAATTTTCTACATTGTacctgatcaaaataaaaaagaacaaacaaaTATGAAGCTTAGTTATCAATCTGCCACACTTGCATTATTTAACCTTTAACATCCTAATGATCATATGAAACAtgtcgtaattttttttttacatgcgaTATAACATTTTGAGACTTGCCATCTTCTTCCAGTCAGATCTTGGTGCATTCACATCACAATGTGTGCGCAGGGCTAAAGTCAATATAAGGCAACAGCAGTCAGTCATTCCCTCTTCCAAAAATGTGCGCAAAATGAGAAATACCTTTAAAAAATAGTAAGAGttgtatatcaaataaaataacagGATAGTATGTAatctctcagaaaaaaaaaagaaaaaaaagctatAATCATTGCAGCAATGCGAGTCATGTTTCAATGATTGCAGGAAGGTCTGAAGATATGCATTTAGTGATTTATAAAcattcatgcatgaatgatcCCAATTTGTAAAAACAAAGGCtacatttttctctttcaaatgaCATACAAATTCATTAGATTTTATGATAGCAAGTTTAGGAATTTCTGATTTCCAGCACAGTTCATCTTTTTTAATTTGCAGTGTTGTTATTCTATAGGGTGCACACACCTAATAACTGGGTCCAGTAAGATAAGCTTTACGATTAATCATGACGCTGATTTCTACAATTTATTGCATTGATTactaatttgtttgtttgttttatatcaccatgtaaaataatattcacATTGACAACAATATAGTGTTACAATTGCAGATAAGAATACTAAAGGAACTAAGCATAAACAAAAGATGTTTGATAAAAGAGTAGATATGCTATTAgttgaaataaagataatgaaTGACTcgttaaagaaataaaatgctAATGCTTTGGTCAAAAATACCTTGACAAACCATTTATTGCTATGTATAAAAATTGTTCATATGGTGTTCGTAAAGGAATATATGAACATAGCATAAGCTTCATGTCATGGGGTCCTTGAGACATTGTGTATGGTTGCTGTGACTTGATGACCTTACCCTTGgatttcatcatcatcctcgtctTCATCCTCTGTATCTGAAAAATCTTCTTCGCCCTCTGCACCGTTACCATTGATATCCTCAAACAGACTCTGCACTCGACTTTCTTCCTCGTCAAAGTGGGGCTGGTggaatagaaaagaaataacattGCATTAGTATAATGAATCCCAGAGAAAAAGAACATGATTTTTCTGTCTTTTCAACAGCATAAGTGATAAACTTTGGCACCGGGCACCAGTAATCCAGCTGCTTGAAGGTAAAGTCTTGATTGCGAGGTTTGTGGTTGAGCCttgcattacatttttttgGACATTAAAGGTCACTCCTAGACAAAAGTACTAGTATCTTATTCATTAAGTGTGTTAAATATCTTAAATACACACATACTTTAGAACATTAAAAGGCCAATAAACTATGGTAGCATGTGGCTGTGATTCAGCTTATTGAAGATTTTCAAACTGATTCAGAGGTTTATGGCTGAGCCCTGGGTCATGTTTTTTAAATGGTGAAGTCTATACCAGGTGTAAAATTATCATATCCGATTGATACACACCTGCAAAGTTCAAACCCAAATGCACATAAATGTTTATGGTGTCAATCCtggatggtaaaaaaaaaaaaaaaaaacgaagactCTGCCGTAATGAAGGAAATCAGGGACACACTCTTGTATACAACAAGCATCCGGGGCGTTTGTGTTCGTTTCTAACAATTTACCATCGACCAAGAATGCTACATGTATGGGTGCGTATATATGTTGggcaatttttcaaaatatttcagcgCCATCTACATTTGAGAATTGAGAGGCTATAAAATAAGCACCATCCATTTTAACCAAATGTCCCCGGTTTGATAGTGTCATGTCACAATTACGTCCAAATACGAGCAAATATAGCCAGACAtgtacacacagacacacataCTTACTACAACTCCATCTGTCGACCTTAATGAGTCTAGCATGAGTTGGGTGATAACAGGAAGATGGTTTGACATGTTCTCTTCAAGGACGGATGCAATGGATGCAAAGAGGTTATACCTGCAAACAAAAATGTATGGGTGAAATCATTTAATAGTAATTCAATACATCATTTCTAAAAGACGATGTTTAGTAAAATCAATTAACTTTCTAAGGCTAATCTTTGAACTCAACAGCTAAATGTTGTTACATTGTATTACAATTAAACATTGAAAGTTAAAAAGAAAAGCCGTGgttctttttttagttttcctAGGCTCTTTGAGGGCATTTCGGGAGGGTGAATTACACCTGAGTCAATGTTTGAGAATAttaaaagttattattattatacatatgatgatgatgacgaaatTCAACCAACAGGTTTCATGATGTTGTTCCATAAATCAATCAAGCTCTGAGTAATGTAATTTAAGCCAAGTACTTAAAGCCAATtgtttgacatttctacattcTATAGTTTGATACCTGAAAATTGAATGTACGTGTATGAGATgaagtttggaaaaaaaaacaatctgaAATTCTAATACTGTTGTATCAACAAAAGCGCTGGATCGACTCTGCCTAGTTACTAGGCTATAAAGTTCAAAAAGCTAATTATAATCATGACCAAGCTTTAGCCAGGGCACCATTCCAAATTGCTCAACCAACTTAAAACTGGGGCTTGCCCGGGTCAAGCAGTTATATCTGATTCAATCTTCAATCGAATACCTACGTGCATCTTCTAAGATCGGGGTCATTGACCTGGTCTATAAGTTTGAGACCAAGTAGTATACACTCTTCTGTCAAGGGCATGAAGTTCTCTTTACCAATCTTTCTTGCTAGAACACCCAAGGTATCTGAAAATGATTGAATGAAAGCAAATGCTACTTTTATATCaaagaccattttttaaaaaggttTCTATGCATAAAAGCTATGGTACCAGTTTAGTAAATGAATATAAGAAGGTTGTACATCCATAATAGTTTTTGTATAGATATGAGGATCTTGGTCATTTTCCATTGATTTTAGGCACTTCCGGATGGAATTCTgtgcccccgtcttacaaagagttacgattgatccgatcaatctcaattacatggaaatccatcaatgtcataatttttcttttggaaatttgctcaatttcctttgaaaacaaagagtactgagcatactgaattgtcaagaaaacagtgaatgtatgaatatacatcatttctagaaaatattttgaacaaacatgtattttagatgttgacgttgccgGCCTTCCATTGCGATTGATCAggtcaatcgtaactctttgtaagacgggccccaggaaTATAAAATCGCTTTCCTCGCGCATAGAGACCTGTAGGTGTTATGCGTATTTAAGAactgtactattattattattattattaaattagaCACAAGATGGGCCCATGTACAAGAAACAATACCCAATTGAACTCAATTTGGCCAGAGACAGGCTTGAGTCATTCTTATATTCATATACTCCATTGATTATGGAAAGTAAAGTAAGCCTGATATTCTGTCAGAAGTTGGGTCTCTTTCTAAGCTATCAATAATTTATGTGCCCATATCTGCTTATCTACCAGAATGTCAGAAATGGGTCAAATTAGATTTGATTTTCTGCATTTCATAGTATGAATCATTTTCAGTAATGATTTACAGATAacaatatacaaaatgaaaaataaattgcatttataaTAATGGTAGAAATTtcttgttcatttattttttttcatgttagaaTAACCAATGATCATCATTAGGtcaaaacagaaataaacaaaCCACCATCTTAAACATAAATGCCAATTGTGGTAACAATTCAAATaggagttcaaacagaatccaatttAAGTGACCACACAAGCATTTGtctaaatgaacaaaattatgttCCAAATAATTCTCGTAGAAAATGTGGAATTGCTTGAAATATGATTACTTTTGAAGTATGATTACTTTTCAGCTCGGACTTCATGATTTTACAGAGTAAGGTTTATGtaaatgtaccagatctagatctatgattaTAATATGGTAACAATTTATTTTGAGTTTGAAGACTTTCTCATTAAATTATTAGTTGCTGGAACTACAGGTATTCGGCTTTACATTTTAAAGCTCCAATTTGATAGTGGCctcaaaatgaaagagaaatacCAACCTATTGATTGTATCTGGAGTATAAGTGAGTCTCCCGAGTGGACGTTTGTTAGATAATGTTTCAGCTGCTCCATGATAGGATGAAAGAAAGGTAACATGTGCTCAGATGCAGCATTTCCAGCAGCACCTATCAACACCAAAGTAAAACAATGTAATTAGAACAGCAAGAATGATCTTGTTTGTTTTAATGTCCGCTTGTCTGGGTTCCTGTCAAATACCAATGATAATGTATAGTTTGTTACTCTTCAGCTTTGATGTGatgaaaagaatatttcaaaGGTAAAGAAATACATGGCTAATCATTATATCACTAATGCTTTaatatgtcagtgaatttgaaagccaacTTGGTGGTTCATCTCAAATGAATTCGAGCCTTAGTTTCTCTGTATGAATAAAATCATAGACTAATTCATTTTCTGGATTATTGATGGCTttctcaaaatgtttatttttaagaCTAGTTGTTAAAACACACAGttaatgagagaccacacacagtatttgtcagttcactccccctttctttaaagaaacaaaaaaataaaaagatcaaGAACTTACCAATGGCGCTAATGGCTAGTTCACTGATTTGGACATCTTGTGCATTATGCAGCATTGTTAGTAAGTGTTCCATTAAGGTAGGTAGGTATGGAACCAGTTCCGTGCCtgaatatcaaaacaaaatatgatcaaacaataaaattcattcaaaaatataattctgTTAACTATTCAATaccattcatttttatacatggAGTCTATCAAATTGTATGCCTGTATGCagtttgataattttcaaagtaacaACCTACATAAAACACAGATATCGATGCTATGGCGAGAAAAACTCACACTTAAATTTAGAGAAAAAcaaccattttgttttattactaGAAAATTGTTAAGTTTAATGAGTGCATTATTTtgtacaattttatttcaatgattGTGTAAAAAAGTCAAACATATGATTGCTAATTGCAAAAGGCCTTTTCAGGTATGCCTCGCaagc from Lytechinus pictus isolate F3 Inbred chromosome 2, Lp3.0, whole genome shotgun sequence carries:
- the LOC129254284 gene encoding importin-4-like isoform X1; the encoded protein is MSSALEQILLKLLVPDNVVIQQGTEELKQALKSPGVVPELCSVLTTSQNPQVRQFAAVLLRRLVRRWKKFSPDFHISLKQISLQVLQHENERVVRNSVAQLAAAIARYELADQKWPEILQYIQEGATNPNPQQRELSSLLLSCIVSTSANHLRPFYKGLFHMFDTMLVDTQSKNVPFYAVKTMTALVHYTGTDEIPLFRPLIPKVLAVIDELLVRDEDQGCEAMEVFDELVECEVSIIVPHLKSVLEFCCQVASNGNLGNNARVKALSFISWLTKLKKKTILKNKLVMPILNILFPIMCEPTTKEEEDEEEDDNGEEVESSSPSSYAAQVLDTMALHLPPDKLVPHLLQLVQPALESEDPYHKKAGLVSLAVLAEGCADYVCKKHLEQFLESICNGIRDTRPLVYNAGLFALGQFSEHLQPEISRYHNQLLPLLFGYLAQTSSQNAEQRPKGITRIYYALEMFCENLGTELVPYLPTLMEHLLTMLHNAQDVQISELAISAIGAAGNAASEHMLPFFHPIMEQLKHYLTNVHSGDSLILQIQSIDTLGVLARKIGKENFMPLTEECILLGLKLIDQVNDPDLRRCTYNLFASIASVLEENMSNHLPVITQLMLDSLRSTDGVVPHFDEEESRVQSLFEDINGNGAEGEEDFSDTEDEDEDDDEIQGYNVENSYLEEKEDTCNAMAEVALHTKAAFLPFIEECYNEVYRLMDYPAPGIRKAATVCSGQLCCTLGQCGNMTVSSQADVLSEMLEQVVPHFVENIDSDSERSVVITTLEGMKELLEAIGPEVVKHSEFFTAITGSIKNVLQQKTACQDEDEEEEEEDEGEQAEKDAILVECAGDLIPTIIKALDGKQDVAVSLVTEMLPLLVSRTKKSCPSSDKSFASGILAETVCAMKGGIAPFAETFLTIFIRLTQDSDEEVRSNAVFGLGVLAEHGKDTIYQHFSSILRILSDVMGREANGRVIDNVCASVCRLITANHTLVPVDQLVPTLLKYLPLREDMEENSTVYSCLGKLYEASQVTLVQSLPQLLNIYAQALTTQEVSDEVRLTMVHTLQLAKSKQPDEFSSSVSTLPPEVVNLLSNLLMQAT
- the LOC129254284 gene encoding importin-4-like isoform X2 is translated as MLVDTQSKNVPFYAVKTMTALVHYTGTDEIPLFRPLIPKVLAVIDELLVRDEDQGCEAMEVFDELVECEVSIIVPHLKSVLEFCCQVASNGNLGNNARVKALSFISWLTKLKKKTILKNKLVMPILNILFPIMCEPTTKEEEDEEEDDNGEEVESSSPSSYAAQVLDTMALHLPPDKLVPHLLQLVQPALESEDPYHKKAGLVSLAVLAEGCADYVCKKHLEQFLESICNGIRDTRPLVYNAGLFALGQFSEHLQPEISRYHNQLLPLLFGYLAQTSSQNAEQRPKGITRIYYALEMFCENLGTELVPYLPTLMEHLLTMLHNAQDVQISELAISAIGAAGNAASEHMLPFFHPIMEQLKHYLTNVHSGDSLILQIQSIDTLGVLARKIGKENFMPLTEECILLGLKLIDQVNDPDLRRCTYNLFASIASVLEENMSNHLPVITQLMLDSLRSTDGVVPHFDEEESRVQSLFEDINGNGAEGEEDFSDTEDEDEDDDEIQGYNVENSYLEEKEDTCNAMAEVALHTKAAFLPFIEECYNEVYRLMDYPAPGIRKAATVCSGQLCCTLGQCGNMTVSSQADVLSEMLEQVVPHFVENIDSDSERSVVITTLEGMKELLEAIGPEVVKHSEFFTAITGSIKNVLQQKTACQDEDEEEEEEDEGEQAEKDAILVECAGDLIPTIIKALDGKQDVAVSLVTEMLPLLVSRTKKSCPSSDKSFASGILAETVCAMKGGIAPFAETFLTIFIRLTQDSDEEVRSNAVFGLGVLAEHGKDTIYQHFSSILRILSDVMGREANGRVIDNVCASVCRLITANHTLVPVDQLVPTLLKYLPLREDMEENSTVYSCLGKLYEASQVTLVQSLPQLLNIYAQALTTQEVSDEVRLTMVHTLQLAKSKQPDEFSSSVSTLPPEVVNLLSNLLMQAT